One segment of Oscillospiraceae bacterium MB08-C2-2 DNA contains the following:
- the leuC gene encoding 3-isopropylmalate dehydratase large subunit has protein sequence MGMTMTQKILAARAGREQVSAGELLECNLDLVFGNDITSPVAIDEFYKMGVGKVFDQKKIALVPDHFTPNKDIAAAGLAKKTREFARSMGIVHYFEVGKVGIEHALLPEKGLIVPGSTVIGADSHTCTHGALGAFATGVGSTDMAAGMATGKAWFKVPEAIKIVIQGKKQPYVTGKDVILHLIGILGVDGARYRSLEFTGDIASLTMDDRFTISNMAIEAGAKNGIFPVDAATLEYIAAHGGNTGTTYQADADASYVQEIVIDLEKVPLTVAFPHLPENARTIGEAEALHIPIDQVVIGSCTNGRIDDMRMAAEILKGRSVSGDLRCIIIPATQEIWKQCVDEGLMNIFVDAGAAVSTPTCGPCLGGHMGILAEGEKCVSTTNRNFVGRMGHVKSEIYLASPAVAAATAVNGWLCGPEAL, from the coding sequence ATGGGAATGACGATGACACAGAAAATTCTGGCCGCAAGGGCAGGCCGCGAGCAGGTATCGGCCGGTGAACTGCTGGAATGCAACTTGGATCTGGTGTTCGGCAACGACATCACCTCCCCGGTTGCCATTGATGAGTTTTATAAAATGGGGGTAGGCAAGGTTTTTGATCAAAAGAAGATTGCCTTGGTTCCCGATCATTTCACCCCCAACAAGGACATTGCCGCCGCAGGACTTGCCAAAAAGACCCGGGAATTTGCCCGGAGCATGGGCATTGTCCACTATTTTGAGGTGGGCAAGGTGGGCATCGAACACGCGCTGCTCCCCGAAAAGGGTTTGATCGTTCCCGGGAGCACCGTCATCGGGGCCGACAGCCACACCTGCACCCATGGGGCGCTGGGGGCTTTTGCCACTGGGGTAGGCTCCACCGATATGGCGGCGGGCATGGCTACCGGCAAGGCTTGGTTCAAGGTTCCCGAGGCAATTAAAATTGTGATTCAGGGCAAAAAGCAGCCGTATGTTACCGGCAAGGATGTCATCCTTCACCTGATTGGCATTCTGGGTGTGGATGGAGCCCGGTATCGCTCACTGGAATTCACCGGTGACATTGCTTCTCTGACCATGGATGATCGCTTCACCATTTCTAACATGGCTATCGAGGCGGGTGCCAAAAACGGCATTTTCCCTGTGGATGCCGCCACCTTGGAATACATTGCGGCGCACGGCGGCAACACCGGCACGACCTACCAAGCGGATGCAGATGCCTCCTATGTGCAGGAAATTGTCATCGATCTGGAAAAGGTTCCTCTGACCGTGGCCTTCCCCCATCTGCCTGAAAACGCCCGTACTATTGGGGAGGCGGAGGCTCTGCATATTCCGATTGATCAGGTGGTCATCGGCTCCTGCACCAACGGCCGTATCGACGATATGCGCATGGCGGCGGAAATCCTGAAAGGCCGCAGCGTATCCGGGGATTTGCGGTGCATCATCATCCCCGCTACACAGGAAATCTGGAAGCAGTGTGTGGATGAGGGTCTCATGAACATTTTTGTGGATGCGGGAGCGGCGGTTTCCACCCCCACCTGCGGCCCCTGCCTTGGCGGACACATGGGCATTCTGGCCGAAGGGGAAAAATGTGTCTCCACCACCAACCGCAACTTTGTGGGCCGTATGGGGCATGTCAAAAGTGAAATTTATCTGGCCTCCCCGGCTGTGGCGGCAGCTACAGCGGTTAATGGCTGGCTCTGCGGCCCCGAGGCTCTGTAA
- a CDS encoding 3-isopropylmalate dehydratase small subunit, whose product MKCKGFAHKYGDHIDTDVIIPARTLNNPDPASLASHCMEDIDTDFVRRVRPGDIMVGGLNFGCGSSREHAPIALKASGISCVIAENFARIFFRNAINIGLPVLECPQASKAAQMGDEMEVDLDNGKIHNLTRNESYTAVPFPPFMQKIITAGGLVNYIKADLEGSAAQ is encoded by the coding sequence ATGAAATGCAAAGGCTTTGCTCATAAATATGGAGATCACATCGATACCGACGTGATTATCCCGGCTCGTACTCTCAACAATCCCGACCCGGCCTCTTTGGCCTCCCACTGCATGGAGGATATTGATACCGATTTTGTTAGGCGGGTGAGGCCCGGCGATATTATGGTGGGCGGCCTCAACTTTGGCTGTGGCTCCAGCCGTGAGCACGCCCCCATTGCCCTCAAGGCTTCGGGGATTAGCTGTGTAATCGCCGAAAATTTTGCTCGTATCTTTTTCCGCAACGCCATCAACATCGGTTTGCCGGTTCTGGAATGCCCGCAGGCCTCCAAGGCCGCTCAAATGGGGGATGAAATGGAAGTGGATCTGGATAACGGCAAAATCCACAACCTGACCCGGAACGAAAGCTACACTGCCGTTCCCTTCCCGCCCTTTATGCAGAAGATCATCACCGCCGGTGGGCTGGTCAATTACATCAAGGCCGATCTGGAAGGGAGCGCCGCCCAATGA
- a CDS encoding 2-isopropylmalate synthase produces MSYENNRIIIFDTTLRDGEQTPGVNLNLSEKLEIARQLEALGVDVIEAGFPAASPGDFEAVRGVSQNVSCSVAALCRCVPDDITKGWEAVKYSQKPRLHVFLATSDIHMKYKLRMEPDQVLARAVEGVKLAKSFCEDVEFSCEDASRSTPEFLYRILEAVIEAGATTVNIPDTVGYAMPEEFGELIAGIRENVPNIDKAIISVHCHNDLGLAVANTISALRNGARQIETTINGLGERAGNCSMEEVVMGITTRSGYFGLEHGVDTTRIYRTSQRVAKHTGVPVPVCKAIVGANAFAHESGIHQHGVLANPMTYEIMTPQSVGKTESTMVLGKLSGRHAFNDRLESMGYKLTKEEIDTAFQRFKELADRKKNISDDDLEALVSQRVSDVPDYYKLETFQIQSGNKMQAMASVTLIHEEQEITEAATGDGPVDAAYNAVARIVGGEWPLAAYDIRAVTEGMDALGEVTVRIKQGERLYTGRGLAPDVIEASVNAYVNGINRAFASKAREEI; encoded by the coding sequence ATGTCTTACGAGAACAACCGCATTATTATTTTTGATACAACCTTGCGCGATGGCGAACAAACCCCCGGTGTAAACCTGAACCTTTCTGAAAAACTGGAGATTGCCCGCCAGCTTGAAGCACTTGGCGTGGATGTGATCGAAGCAGGCTTCCCGGCAGCCTCTCCCGGCGATTTCGAGGCGGTGCGGGGTGTTTCCCAGAATGTAAGCTGCTCGGTGGCCGCTCTGTGCCGCTGTGTGCCCGATGATATCACCAAGGGCTGGGAGGCAGTCAAATACAGCCAAAAGCCCCGCCTGCATGTGTTTTTGGCTACCAGTGACATTCACATGAAGTATAAGCTGCGCATGGAGCCCGATCAGGTGCTGGCCCGTGCGGTGGAAGGCGTTAAGCTGGCCAAAAGCTTTTGCGAGGATGTGGAATTTTCCTGCGAGGATGCCAGCCGCAGCACCCCGGAATTCTTATACCGCATACTGGAGGCTGTTATTGAGGCCGGTGCCACCACGGTCAACATTCCCGATACCGTGGGCTACGCCATGCCGGAGGAATTTGGTGAGCTGATTGCCGGTATCCGGGAGAATGTGCCCAACATCGACAAAGCCATTATCAGTGTTCACTGCCACAACGACCTGGGGCTGGCGGTTGCCAATACTATCTCGGCTCTGCGCAACGGCGCAAGGCAGATCGAAACCACCATCAACGGCTTGGGTGAGCGTGCCGGCAACTGCTCCATGGAGGAGGTTGTCATGGGAATTACCACCCGAAGCGGCTATTTCGGTTTGGAGCACGGCGTGGATACCACCCGCATTTACCGCACCAGCCAGCGGGTTGCCAAGCATACAGGGGTACCGGTTCCCGTCTGCAAGGCCATTGTGGGTGCCAACGCATTTGCCCATGAATCCGGCATTCACCAGCATGGGGTGCTGGCCAATCCCATGACCTATGAGATCATGACCCCCCAATCGGTGGGCAAAACCGAAAGCACCATGGTGCTGGGTAAGCTTTCCGGCCGCCACGCCTTCAACGACCGTTTGGAGAGCATGGGCTATAAGCTGACCAAAGAAGAGATTGACACCGCCTTCCAGCGCTTCAAGGAGCTGGCCGACCGGAAAAAGAACATCAGCGACGACGATTTGGAAGCACTGGTCAGCCAGCGTGTATCCGATGTGCCGGATTACTACAAGCTGGAGACCTTCCAGATTCAAAGCGGAAACAAAATGCAGGCCATGGCCAGTGTGACCTTGATTCATGAGGAACAGGAAATCACCGAAGCGGCCACCGGGGATGGACCTGTGGATGCTGCCTATAACGCAGTGGCCCGTATCGTGGGTGGAGAGTGGCCATTGGCGGCATATGATATCCGCGCTGTTACAGAGGGTATGGATGCACTGGGTGAGGTTACAGTGCGCATCAAGCAGGGCGAGCGGCTGTATACCGGCCGGGGTCTTGCTCCCGATGTAATCGAAGCCTCGGTGAATGCCTATGTCAACGGCATCAACCGGGCATTTGCCAGCAAGGCAAGAGAAGAAATCTAA